From a region of the Pectobacterium carotovorum genome:
- the tssH gene encoding type VI secretion system ATPase TssH: MIRIELPTLVERLNPVCRHMLEEAAALCIQHQGAEIRIEHLLMKMLETPLCDVRQILKRAGVDADELSSLLLPSSVDKEFDAGYPSFSPLLVEWLQDSWLLASAEFQHTRLRSGILLLVLLLTPNRYVAGAVSRPLAQINRELLRQQFDEWVKDSVETEVAVQSATAEQAAAATTQLSRYTQNVTESARQGQLDPVLCRDHEIDLMIDILSRRRKNNPIVVGEAGVGKSALIEGLALRIVAGAVPERLRDVELLTLDLGAMQAGASVKGEFEKRFKGVMQEVKDAPRPIILFIDEAHTLIGAGNQAGGLDVSNLLKPALARGELRTIAATTWSEYKKYVEKDAALSRRFQLVKVGEPNAEEATVILRGLRSIYEKAHGVLIDEDALQAAAQLSARYISGRQLPDKAIDVLDTASARVAINLTTPPRAVSQLQTRLRQQEMEITQLERQARIGLGNTEERLVELRDAREAGAAQLAQLEADWQQQKTQVQRVIELRTALLNDEQAVDFDAASVAAELAACEQALETLQQSSVLVSPHVDKTQIAAVIAEWTGVPLNRISQGEMDVVTRLPEFLGEMIKGQQLAIAHLHKHLLTARADLRRPGRPLGAFLLVGPSGVGKTETVVQIADLMFGGRNYLTTINMSEYQEKHTVSRLIGSPPGYVGFGEGGVLTEAIRQKPYSVVLLDEVEKAHPDVLNLFYQAFDKGELADGEGRVIDCRNVVFFLTSNLGFQTIVNYAEQSDVLLDALYPELAAFFKPALLARMEVIPYLPLAHDTMVEIVQGKLSRLVSLLQQRFGAEVIIEDEVPEEILRLANRSENGARMLESVIDGALLPPVSLQLLQRLSAGEPVSRIHFRVDAGQFQTEVEG, encoded by the coding sequence GTGATTCGAATTGAACTGCCGACACTGGTTGAACGACTCAACCCCGTGTGCCGTCATATGCTGGAAGAAGCGGCGGCACTCTGTATTCAGCATCAGGGGGCGGAAATCCGCATTGAGCACCTGTTGATGAAAATGCTGGAAACGCCGCTGTGCGATGTGCGCCAGATCCTCAAGCGTGCAGGCGTGGATGCGGATGAGCTGTCTTCATTGCTTCTGCCTTCCTCCGTGGATAAAGAATTTGACGCGGGCTACCCTTCATTCTCCCCTCTGCTGGTGGAGTGGTTGCAGGATAGCTGGCTGCTGGCGTCGGCTGAGTTTCAACACACGCGTTTGCGCAGCGGTATCCTGCTGCTGGTGTTGCTGCTGACGCCAAATCGCTATGTGGCTGGCGCGGTATCCCGCCCGCTGGCGCAGATTAACCGTGAACTTTTACGCCAGCAGTTTGATGAGTGGGTGAAAGATTCTGTTGAAACGGAAGTCGCGGTGCAGTCCGCCACGGCCGAGCAGGCTGCGGCAGCGACCACACAGCTGTCCCGCTATACCCAAAACGTGACGGAATCTGCCCGGCAGGGGCAACTGGATCCGGTGCTGTGCCGCGACCATGAAATCGATCTGATGATCGACATTCTCTCTCGCCGCCGTAAAAACAACCCGATTGTGGTCGGGGAAGCGGGCGTCGGTAAAAGTGCGTTGATCGAAGGGCTGGCGCTGCGCATCGTGGCGGGTGCCGTGCCGGAAAGATTACGCGATGTCGAACTGCTCACGCTTGACCTGGGGGCGATGCAGGCCGGTGCCTCGGTGAAAGGCGAATTTGAGAAACGCTTCAAAGGCGTGATGCAGGAAGTGAAGGACGCACCGCGCCCCATCATTCTGTTCATTGATGAAGCGCATACGCTCATCGGGGCCGGCAATCAGGCTGGCGGGCTGGACGTTTCCAACCTGCTCAAGCCTGCGCTGGCGCGCGGTGAACTGCGCACCATCGCGGCCACGACCTGGAGCGAATACAAAAAATACGTCGAGAAGGACGCCGCGCTTTCCCGCCGTTTCCAGCTCGTCAAAGTGGGTGAGCCGAACGCGGAAGAAGCCACGGTTATTCTGCGCGGGTTGCGCAGTATCTATGAAAAAGCGCACGGTGTTCTGATTGATGAAGATGCGCTTCAGGCGGCGGCACAGCTGTCGGCACGCTATATCTCTGGTCGTCAACTGCCGGATAAGGCGATTGACGTGCTGGATACCGCCAGCGCGCGCGTCGCGATTAACCTGACGACGCCACCGCGTGCGGTCAGCCAGCTACAGACCCGCCTGCGCCAGCAGGAGATGGAAATCACCCAGCTTGAGCGTCAGGCGCGTATCGGTCTGGGCAATACCGAAGAGCGGTTAGTTGAACTGCGTGACGCGCGTGAGGCCGGCGCGGCACAGCTGGCGCAGTTGGAAGCCGATTGGCAGCAGCAGAAAACGCAGGTTCAGCGCGTGATTGAACTGCGTACCGCGCTGCTGAATGACGAGCAGGCTGTCGACTTTGATGCGGCATCGGTGGCGGCGGAGTTGGCGGCCTGTGAACAGGCGTTGGAAACGTTGCAACAGTCTTCGGTGCTGGTCTCTCCTCACGTTGATAAAACACAGATTGCGGCGGTTATTGCCGAGTGGACGGGCGTGCCGCTGAACCGTATCTCACAGGGTGAAATGGATGTCGTCACGCGCCTGCCTGAATTCCTCGGCGAGATGATTAAAGGGCAGCAGTTGGCGATTGCTCACTTGCATAAACACCTGCTGACCGCGCGGGCGGATCTGCGTCGTCCGGGGCGTCCGCTGGGGGCGTTCCTGCTGGTGGGGCCGAGCGGCGTGGGTAAAACGGAAACCGTGGTCCAGATTGCCGACCTGATGTTTGGCGGACGTAACTATCTGACCACCATCAATATGTCCGAGTATCAGGAAAAACACACGGTTTCACGTCTGATCGGTTCGCCGCCGGGTTACGTTGGGTTTGGTGAAGGCGGCGTGTTGACCGAAGCCATCCGCCAGAAACCGTATTCTGTGGTGCTGCTGGATGAGGTGGAGAAGGCGCACCCCGATGTTCTGAACCTGTTCTATCAGGCGTTTGATAAAGGTGAACTCGCCGATGGCGAGGGTCGGGTGATCGACTGTCGCAATGTGGTGTTCTTCCTGACGTCCAACCTCGGATTCCAGACGATCGTGAACTACGCCGAGCAGTCGGATGTGTTGCTGGATGCGCTCTACCCCGAACTGGCGGCGTTCTTCAAACCTGCGCTGTTAGCGCGCATGGAAGTCATTCCTTACCTGCCGCTGGCGCATGACACCATGGTGGAGATCGTACAGGGCAAACTGTCGCGTCTGGTGTCTCTGCTGCAACAGCGCTTTGGTGCGGAAGTCATTATTGAAGACGAGGTGCCGGAAGAGATTCTGCGGTTGGCGAACCGCAGTGAAAACGGTGCGCGTATGCTCGAATCGGTGATTGATGGCGCCTTGTTGCCACCGGTCTCGCTACAGCTACTGCAACGCCTGTCTGCGGGCGAACCCGTCAGCCGTATTCATTTCCGCGTCGACGCCGGTCAGTTCCAGACTGAGGTGGAGGGCTGA
- the icmH gene encoding type IVB secretion system protein IcmH/DotU: MSIEVIKNDQLGDLLFDHARQLDMDSDYWFRLRGQSINPMIDAVTPLLGMVERVRQLSAYEGVEDLYQRVVSEIQAIEQELHSHGYENGVILSFRYILCTFIDEAVMGREWGGQSMWSAHSLLTRFHNETWGGEKVFVLLEKLLDDPTRYRDILEFIYLCLCLGFEGRYRVMTQGREELNRVVNKLHDTLRPEPANSPTVFHLNLGQQASRYHLRRQVSLRTLFIGVCVVLVAAFGLYRYQLTHQTQDVLRQLGELLQ; encoded by the coding sequence ATGAGCATCGAGGTTATTAAAAACGATCAACTGGGCGATCTGCTGTTTGATCATGCCCGACAGCTGGATATGGACTCCGACTACTGGTTCCGCCTGCGCGGGCAAAGCATTAATCCGATGATTGATGCGGTCACGCCGCTATTGGGCATGGTGGAACGGGTGCGCCAGCTCTCTGCCTATGAGGGCGTAGAAGATCTCTATCAGCGTGTGGTATCCGAGATTCAGGCTATCGAGCAGGAATTACATTCTCATGGCTATGAAAATGGCGTGATTCTGTCATTCCGCTACATCCTCTGCACTTTCATTGATGAAGCCGTGATGGGACGCGAATGGGGCGGGCAGAGCATGTGGTCGGCACATTCCCTGCTGACCCGTTTTCACAATGAGACCTGGGGGGGCGAAAAGGTGTTTGTCCTACTGGAGAAGCTGCTGGACGACCCAACCCGCTATCGCGACATTCTGGAGTTTATCTACCTCTGCCTCTGTCTGGGTTTTGAAGGGCGCTATCGGGTGATGACCCAGGGGCGTGAGGAACTCAATCGCGTCGTGAACAAACTGCATGACACTCTGCGCCCTGAGCCGGCGAATTCCCCGACGGTTTTCCACCTGAATCTGGGGCAGCAGGCCTCGCGCTACCACCTGCGCAGACAGGTGTCATTGCGCACGCTGTTCATTGGCGTGTGTGTGGTTTTGGTGGCCGCCTTCGGCCTGTACCGTTACCAGCTAACTCATCAAACCCAGGACGTACTGCGTCAGCTGGGAGAATTATTACAATAA
- the tssK gene encoding type VI secretion system baseplate subunit TssK, with product MSSRNRIIWREGLFIKPQHFQQQQRHTDYALHARLSALSDYFYGLQSLAINEEYLNFGRIALVNASGVMPDGTVFNIPGDDALPLPLEITDVALANQKVYLALPLAVNGVSEVGQPGQGIASRLQSHRHDVRDLHSDGGDIVSLEVGKVSLRLMLDRDDRSAYASLAIANILDKRPDGGLILDPNFMPCSISVTAIPTLKRFLGESAGLVAERARSLAQRIAAPGQQGVADVAEFMMLQLLNRAQPRLSHLARLGTLHPERLHETLVELCGELMTFTDESRLPPEFPAYRHEHQQASFEPLMMALRQALSTVLSPRAVSIQLKKQPYGVMVAMVGDAELMTSAEFVLAVRARMPQEHLRKQLLQQTKIASSEKIRELISLQLPGIPLLPLPVAPRQLPYHAGYSYFQLDRQSPAWQMLVSGNTLAFHIAGEFPELDMQLWAIRGQ from the coding sequence ATGTCGAGTCGCAATCGCATTATCTGGCGGGAAGGCCTATTCATTAAACCGCAGCATTTTCAACAGCAGCAAAGACACACCGATTACGCACTGCATGCGCGCCTCAGCGCCCTCAGTGACTATTTCTATGGTTTGCAGTCGCTGGCGATTAATGAGGAATACCTCAATTTTGGCCGTATCGCGCTGGTGAACGCCAGCGGGGTGATGCCGGACGGCACCGTGTTCAACATTCCGGGTGATGACGCCTTGCCGCTGCCGTTGGAGATTACCGACGTCGCGCTGGCAAACCAGAAAGTGTATCTGGCGCTGCCGCTGGCGGTAAATGGCGTCAGTGAAGTCGGTCAACCGGGGCAGGGGATCGCCAGCCGCTTGCAATCGCACCGGCATGACGTACGCGATCTGCACAGCGACGGCGGCGATATCGTTTCTCTGGAGGTCGGTAAGGTCAGCCTGCGCCTGATGCTCGATCGTGACGATCGCAGTGCTTATGCCTCGCTGGCGATTGCCAACATTCTGGATAAACGCCCTGACGGCGGCTTGATTCTGGATCCTAACTTCATGCCGTGCAGCATCAGCGTTACGGCTATCCCCACCTTAAAACGCTTTTTGGGGGAGTCCGCCGGTCTGGTCGCGGAGCGTGCGCGCAGTCTGGCGCAGCGTATTGCCGCACCGGGACAGCAGGGCGTCGCAGACGTGGCCGAATTTATGATGCTGCAATTGCTTAACCGCGCGCAGCCCAGGCTGTCGCATTTGGCGCGCCTTGGCACGTTGCACCCTGAACGTCTGCACGAAACGCTGGTTGAGCTGTGCGGTGAACTGATGACGTTCACCGATGAGTCGCGCCTGCCGCCGGAGTTCCCCGCCTACCGTCACGAACACCAGCAGGCCAGTTTTGAGCCGCTGATGATGGCGCTGCGTCAGGCGCTGAGCACCGTGCTGTCGCCGCGTGCCGTTTCCATCCAACTGAAGAAACAGCCGTATGGCGTGATGGTGGCGATGGTTGGCGATGCGGAATTGATGACCAGCGCCGAGTTTGTGCTGGCAGTGCGCGCGCGTATGCCGCAGGAACACCTGCGTAAACAGCTGCTGCAACAAACGAAGATCGCTTCCAGCGAGAAGATCCGTGAACTGATCAGCCTGCAACTGCCGGGTATCCCGCTGCTGCCGCTGCCAGTGGCGCCGCGCCAACTGCCTTATCACGCGGGTTACAGCTATTTCCAACTGGATAGACAAAGCCCCGCCTGGCAGATGCTGGTGTCAGGCAATACGCTGGCGTTCCACATTGCTGGCGAATTCCCGGAACTGGATATGCAGCTTTGGGCCATCCGCGGCCAGTAG